The following are from one region of the Macaca thibetana thibetana isolate TM-01 chromosome 2, ASM2454274v1, whole genome shotgun sequence genome:
- the LOC126949307 gene encoding olfactory receptor 5H1, whose product MEEKNATLLTEFVLIGFLYQPKWKIPLFLAFLVIYLITIMGNLGLIAVIWKVPHLHIPMYLLLGNLAFVDAWISSTVTPKMLINILAKSKMISLSECKIQFFSIAISITTECFLLATMAYDRYVAICKPLLYPVIMTNGLCIRLLILSYVGGLLHALIHEGFLFRLTFCNSNIVHHIYCDIIPLFKISCTDSSINFLMVFIFSGSIQVFSIVTIFVSYTFVLFTVLKSKSDKGVRKAFSTCGAHLSSVSLYYGPLLFMCVGPASPQADDQGMVEPLFYTVIIPLLNPIIYSLRNKQVTDSFAKMLQRNVKVSY is encoded by the coding sequence ATGGAAGAGAAAAATGCAACGTTGCTGACAGAGTTTGTTCTCATAGGATTTTTATATCAACCAAAGTGGAAAATACCCCTGTTCCTGGCATTCTTGGTCATATATCTCATCACCATCATGGGGAATCTTGGTCTGATTGCTGTCATCTGGAAAGTCCCGCACCTTCATATCCCAATGTACTTACTCCTCGGGAATTTAGCTTTCGTGGATGCTTGGATATCATCCACAGTGACCCCAAAGATGCTGATCAACATCTTAGCTAAGAGCAAGATGATATCACTCTCTGAATGcaagatacaatttttttctattgcaatcAGTATAACCACAGAATGTTTTCTCTTGGCAACAATGGCATATGATCGCTATGTAGCCATATGCAAACCTTTACTTTATCCAGTGATTATGACCAATGGACTGTGCATCCGGCTATTAATCTTGTCATATGTAGGTGGCCTTCTTCATGCTTTAATCCATGAAGGATTTTTATTCAGATTAACCTTCTGTAACTCCAACATAGTACATCACATTTACTGTGACATTATCCCATTGTTTAAGATTTCCTGTACTGattcttctattaattttctaatggtttttattttttcaggttcAATTCAGGTATTCAGCATTGTGACTATTTTTGTATCTTATACATTTGTTCTCTtcactgttttaaaaagcaaatctgaTAAAGGTGTAAGGAAAGCCTTTTCCACCTGTGGAGCCcatctctcctctgtctctttaTACTATGGCCCCCTTCTCTTCATGTGTGTGGGCCCTGCATCTCCACAAGCAGATGATCAAGGTATGGTGGAGCCTCTGTTCTACACGGTCATCATTCCTTTGTTAAATCCTATCATCTACAGTCTGAGAAATAAGCAAGTCACAGATTCGTTTGCAAAAATGTTACAAAGAAATGTTAAGGTTTCATACTAA